In one window of Syngnathus typhle isolate RoL2023-S1 ecotype Sweden linkage group LG7, RoL_Styp_1.0, whole genome shotgun sequence DNA:
- the tgm2l gene encoding protein-glutamine gamma-glutamyltransferase 2, with translation MMAHYRGNILDMDLRCSENNLAHHTREIDWERLIVRRGQPFAISVQCSESAHCENLALVLHLGKQDEVIKVEKGSRSKDGWWFTQERGLLTVHSPPNAIIGHYRLDVLVMSPNGHVLEKNDKHDFHLLYNPWCRDDAVYLSDENLLQEYIMNENGIIYVGSSSQIRGHHWHFGQFDDNVMDICFQILDNSNDALRNSEKDLKQRCDPVYVSRIISAMINSNGDRGVLVGKWEEPYTGGVSPSKWTSSVPILQKWSDGRARPVKYGQCWVYAAVACTVLRCLGIPTRHITNFSSAHDTDGNLSVDFLFNEKMESLDSRGRSDSTWNFHCWVESWMTRQDLPQGNDGWQVLDPTPQELSDGQFCCGPCPVRAIKEGNLGVKFDAPFIFAEVNADIINWIVRRNGERQKIRVSEDSIGLYISTKSVFNNSREDVTLHYKYPEGSKKEREVYERAGRRVRETSPERTTPGKLQMTIKHAKAVFGSDFDAVVELKNEGGVEANARLTLLATSVTYNCLGRGEIDRQTKNVSVPAHKVHKEVLRVRYDDYAKYVSEQPMVKIRALLEIQGEDNPDMAVANIPLGLPEILVEVPSKAVLHQPVTGSISFTNPLPVPLKRGVFTVEGSGLVSPTVVKMHDDIGPGQKMCVKLSFTPTRAGMKKLLVDFDSDRLQDVKGAATVMVGQSFRRFY, from the exons ATGATGGCACACTATAGGG GTAACATTTTGGATATGGACCTGAGATGTAGTGAGAACAACTTGGCTCACCACACCAGGGAGATCGATTGGGAGCGCTTGATTGTGCGTAGGGGTCAGCCCTTTGCCATCTCCGTGCAGTGCTCTGAGTCTGCGCACTGCGAAAACCTGGCTTTGGTCCTGCACCTTG GCAAGCAAGATGAGGTGATCAAGGTTGAGAAGGGCAGCCGCAGCAAAGACGGTTGGTGGTTTACGCAGGAGAGAGGGCTGCTTACTGTTCACAGCCCGCCGAACGCCATCATCGGCCATTACCGCCTGGACGTGTTGGTGATGTCACCCAATGGGCACGTGTTGGAGAAGAACGACAAACATGACTTCCACCTGCTTTACAACCCCTGGtgcagag ATGATGCTGTTTACCTCTCTGATGAGAACCTCCTTCAGGAGTACATCATGAATGAGAATGGGATCATTTACGTGGGCTCCTCGAGCCAAATCCGAGGCCACCATTGGCACTTTGGACAg TTTGACGACAACGTGATGGACATCTGTTTTCAAATCCTGGACAACTCCAATGATGCATTGAGAAACTCAGAGAAGGACTTGAAACAAAGATGCGACCCGGTTTACGTTAGCAGGATCATCTCAGCCATG ATAAACTCCAACGGGGACCGGGGCGTATTGGTAGGCAAGTGGGAGGAGCCGTACACTGGCGGAGTCTCACCTTCAAAATGGACCAGCAGCGTTCCGATCCTCCAAAAGTGGAGCGATGGCAGGGCCAGACCGGTGAAATACGGCCAGTGTTGGGTCTATGCTGCTGTGGCCTGCACAG TACTGCGTTGCCTGGGAATCCCGACACGTCACATTACCAATTTCTCTTCAGCTCATGACACTGATGGAAACCTTTCTGTAGACTTCTTGTTCAATGAAAAAATGGAGAGTCTTGATTCAAGAGGAAGGTCTGACAGCACATG GAACTTCCACTGTTGGGTGGAGTCCTGGATGACGAGACAGGATCTCCCACAGGGAAATGATGGCTGGCAGGTTTTGGACCCAACTCCGCAAGAATTGAGTGAtg GTCAGTTCTGCTGTGGTCCATGCCCTGTTAGAGCCATCAAGGAGGGCAATCTGGGCGTCAAGTTTGACGCCCCCTTTATATTTGCTGAGGTGAACGCTGACATCATCAACTGGATTGTCCGAAGAAACGGCGAGCGTCAGAAG ATCAGAGTGTCCGAGGACAGTATTGGCCTTTACATCAGCACCAAAAGTGTTTTCAACAACAGCAGAGAAGATGTCACTTTACACTACAAATATCCAGAAG GCtccaaaaaagagagagaggttTACGAGAGGGCGGGACGTCGAGTTAGAGAGACCTCCCCTGAGAGGACAACACCAGGCAAACTGCAGATGACCATCAAACATGCCAAAGCTGTATTCGGGTCAGACTTTGACGCCGTTGTTGAG TTGAAGAACGAAGGTGGAGTCGAAGCCAACGCTCGTCTGACCTTGCTGGCCACGTCGGTAACATACAACTGTCTAGGCCGGGGGGAGATTGATAGACAAACCAAGAACGTCTCTGTGCCAGCCCACAAAG TTCACAAGGAGGTGCTGCGTGTGCGCTACGACGACTATGCCAAGTATGTCTCTGAACAACCCATGGTCAAAATCAGGGCGCTCCTGGAGATACAAGGGGAGGACAATCCCGACATGGCCGTGGCCAATATCCCGCTCGGCTTGCCTGAGATCCTTGTGGAG GTTCCAAGTAAAGCCGTTCTACATCAACCAGTGACTGGCTCCATCTCCTTTACCAACCCTCTCCCGGTGCCCCTGAAACGAGGTGTTTTCACTGTGGAGGGGTCTGGCCTGGTGTCCCCCACCGTGGTCAAGATGCA cGATGACATCGGCCCAGGTCAGAAAATGTGTGTCAAGCTCAGTTTTACCCCCACGCGGGCCGGCATGAAGAAACTCCTTGTGGACTTTGACTCAGATCGCCTCCAAGACGTGAAGGGAGCCGCTACAGTGATGGTTGGCCAGTCTTTCAGGAGATTCtattaa